The following proteins are encoded in a genomic region of Sparus aurata chromosome 23, fSpaAur1.1, whole genome shotgun sequence:
- the vasnb gene encoding vasorin b isoform X1 codes for MSFRVKRSDQDREGTETKEKWSGSRGGHFFTGLSLERERVYTMKVFLTSLMPLLLFFILPDGTLSSDCPEGCSCSPPESILCYMRRSSTIPKGVSPSTKSLYLFSNGIDDLTTEDFEGLENLEMLDLSQNKLTELPERVFEHLASLRNLDLSSNQITHISEECFLGMALLERLYLYSNLIVTIHPAAFNGLENLLELKLQGNQLTSLPALSMPQLLLLDLRFNVLPALGPSDLQTPNLESLKLGGVGLTSLNEELMGSLKNLHELDISGNQLESFPSVLKETPGLIHLSLAGNPMGPLKVQDLQNLGELQELDISSLSLQGLPEEFSQLLPHLRKLTVAENPFNCLCTLAWFPRWLRAQSITLERTEETRCHFPPSNAGKVLERLEHRDFGCPTTTTVTTTTLKTTTTLPVPVTTVPSTTRAIPVQRDSDNPPYKDEDSALLPVPASPSSTSIDRTVDNFCPPHTCLNGGTCRLDQDGQVECTCPHGTSGMYCETQKHHLPSPPEAEIPVATVSIDTPDISSHQATATSILLDLHRYIEMRPYIRGIRLTYRNLSGPDRRPIQLSLPSSFPEYRLRGLKPNSTYAVCASPLGAPSGMDSVCTEAQTAAESTIGPDAQFDDQKLTTMLVPAIAILLLLVLIAIVVGVVCYLRRKRAKGHMDLECEPSQLELDGVKAGLDNGALPQKQPQLMMPEPAVQNGNLEYEVLLLQDHCTSNNNTSTHKPSYF; via the coding sequence GCTGAgcctggagagagaaagagtctACACCATGAAGGTCTTTCTCACTTCGCTGATGCCCCTTCTGCTCTTCTTCATCCTACCTGATGGCACCTTGTCCAGCGACTGCCCAGAGGGTTGCTCCTGTTCCCCGCCAGAATCCATCTTGTGTTACATGAGACGTTCCTCTACCATTCCCAAGGGAGTGTCTCCTTCCACAAAGAGCCTCTACCTCTTTTCCAATGGCATTGACGACTTGACAACTGAGGACTTTGAGGGTCTGGAGAACTTAGAAATGCTGGACCTCAGTCAAAACAAATTGACTGAACTTCCTGAAAGGGTGTTTGAACATTTGGCCTCTTTGAGAAACCTGGACTTGTCCTCCAACCAGATTACCCACATCTCAGAGGAATGCTTCCTGGGCATGGCACTGCTTGAGCgcctttatttgtatagcaatCTTATTGTGACCATTCACCCTGCAGCCTTTAATGGCTTGGAGAACCTGCTGGAACTCAAGCTGCAGGGAAACCAGTTAACatctcttcctgctctctcaATGCcccaactgctgctgctggacctCCGCTTTAATGTCTTACCCGCCTTGGGTCCTTCAGATCTCCAGACTCCAAACCTGGAGTCACTAAAATTGGGTGGTGTTGGGCTCACCAGCCTAAATGAGGAGCTCATGGGTAGTCTCAAGAACCTCCACGAACTGGACATATCAGGGAACCAACTTGAGTCCTTCCCCTCAGTGCTAAAGGAGACCCCAGGGCTGATTCACCTTAGCCTGGCTGGCAACCCAATGGGTCCTCTCAAGGTTCAGGACCTTCAGAACCTTGGAGAGCTGCAGGAGTTGGATATCAGCAGTCTCAGTCTGCAGGGCCTTCCTGAAGAGTTTTCCCAGCTCCTACCCCACCTCAGAAAGCTCACAGTAGCAGAGAACCCTTTCAACTGCCTCTGCACCTTAGCATGGTTCCCTAGATGGCTGAGAGCCCAAAGCATCACCCTGGAAAGAACAGAGGAGACCCGCTGCCATTTCCCACCGAGCAATGCTGGAAAGGTATTGGAACGACTGGAGCACAGGGATTTTGGCTGTCCTACCACAACTACAGTCACCACTACTACTTTGAAAACTACTACTACCCTGCCTGTCCCTGTCACGACCGTCCCAAGTACTACCAGAGCTATTCCAGTCCAGAGGGACAGCGACAACCCCCCATACAAAGATGAGGACTCTGCCCTGCTGCCTGTCCCTGCATCGCCCAGTAGCACCAGCATAGATCGCACTGTGGACAATTTCTGTCCCCCTCACACCTGTCTGAATGGTGGTACTTGTCGTTTGGACCAGGATGGTCAGGTAGAGTGTACCTGTCCACATGGAACATCTGGCATGTATTGTGAAACCCAAAAGCATCACCTGCCTTCACCACCTGAAGCTGAAATCCCAGTGGCAACTGTCTCTATAGACACACCAGACATCAGCTCACATCAGGCAACCGCAACCTCAATCCTGCTGGACCTGCACCGATACATCGAAATGCGGCCTTACATCCGTGGAATACGCCTAACCTACCGCAACCTCTCTGGACCAGACCGCAGGCCAATTCAACTCAGCCTGCCATCATCCTTTCCAGAGTACAGACTAAGAGGCCTGAAGCCCAACTCAACCTACGCCGTGTGTGCCAGTCCACTAGGTGCCCCTAGTGGCATGGACAGTGTTTGCACTGAGGCCCAGACAGCCGCTGAAAGCACCATAGGCCCTGATGCACAGTTTGATGACCAGAAACTGACGACTATGCTGGTGCCTGCAATCGCCATATTGCTGCTACTGGTACTGATAGCAATAGTGGTGGGAGTGGTATGCTATCTTCGCAGGAAGAGGGCCAAGGGCCACATGGACCTAGAATGTGAGCCCTCACAGCTAGAGTTGGACGGAGTTAAGGCTGGCTTGGACAATGGGGCACTGCCTCAAAAACAGCCTCAACTTATGATGCCTGAACCTGCTGTTCAGAATGGCAATCTGGAGTATGAGGTGTTGCTACTACAGGATCATTGTACATCAAATAACAATACATCCACACACAAGCCTTCGTACTTTTGA
- the vasnb gene encoding vasorin b isoform X2: MKVFLTSLMPLLLFFILPDGTLSSDCPEGCSCSPPESILCYMRRSSTIPKGVSPSTKSLYLFSNGIDDLTTEDFEGLENLEMLDLSQNKLTELPERVFEHLASLRNLDLSSNQITHISEECFLGMALLERLYLYSNLIVTIHPAAFNGLENLLELKLQGNQLTSLPALSMPQLLLLDLRFNVLPALGPSDLQTPNLESLKLGGVGLTSLNEELMGSLKNLHELDISGNQLESFPSVLKETPGLIHLSLAGNPMGPLKVQDLQNLGELQELDISSLSLQGLPEEFSQLLPHLRKLTVAENPFNCLCTLAWFPRWLRAQSITLERTEETRCHFPPSNAGKVLERLEHRDFGCPTTTTVTTTTLKTTTTLPVPVTTVPSTTRAIPVQRDSDNPPYKDEDSALLPVPASPSSTSIDRTVDNFCPPHTCLNGGTCRLDQDGQVECTCPHGTSGMYCETQKHHLPSPPEAEIPVATVSIDTPDISSHQATATSILLDLHRYIEMRPYIRGIRLTYRNLSGPDRRPIQLSLPSSFPEYRLRGLKPNSTYAVCASPLGAPSGMDSVCTEAQTAAESTIGPDAQFDDQKLTTMLVPAIAILLLLVLIAIVVGVVCYLRRKRAKGHMDLECEPSQLELDGVKAGLDNGALPQKQPQLMMPEPAVQNGNLEYEVLLLQDHCTSNNNTSTHKPSYF, encoded by the coding sequence ATGAAGGTCTTTCTCACTTCGCTGATGCCCCTTCTGCTCTTCTTCATCCTACCTGATGGCACCTTGTCCAGCGACTGCCCAGAGGGTTGCTCCTGTTCCCCGCCAGAATCCATCTTGTGTTACATGAGACGTTCCTCTACCATTCCCAAGGGAGTGTCTCCTTCCACAAAGAGCCTCTACCTCTTTTCCAATGGCATTGACGACTTGACAACTGAGGACTTTGAGGGTCTGGAGAACTTAGAAATGCTGGACCTCAGTCAAAACAAATTGACTGAACTTCCTGAAAGGGTGTTTGAACATTTGGCCTCTTTGAGAAACCTGGACTTGTCCTCCAACCAGATTACCCACATCTCAGAGGAATGCTTCCTGGGCATGGCACTGCTTGAGCgcctttatttgtatagcaatCTTATTGTGACCATTCACCCTGCAGCCTTTAATGGCTTGGAGAACCTGCTGGAACTCAAGCTGCAGGGAAACCAGTTAACatctcttcctgctctctcaATGCcccaactgctgctgctggacctCCGCTTTAATGTCTTACCCGCCTTGGGTCCTTCAGATCTCCAGACTCCAAACCTGGAGTCACTAAAATTGGGTGGTGTTGGGCTCACCAGCCTAAATGAGGAGCTCATGGGTAGTCTCAAGAACCTCCACGAACTGGACATATCAGGGAACCAACTTGAGTCCTTCCCCTCAGTGCTAAAGGAGACCCCAGGGCTGATTCACCTTAGCCTGGCTGGCAACCCAATGGGTCCTCTCAAGGTTCAGGACCTTCAGAACCTTGGAGAGCTGCAGGAGTTGGATATCAGCAGTCTCAGTCTGCAGGGCCTTCCTGAAGAGTTTTCCCAGCTCCTACCCCACCTCAGAAAGCTCACAGTAGCAGAGAACCCTTTCAACTGCCTCTGCACCTTAGCATGGTTCCCTAGATGGCTGAGAGCCCAAAGCATCACCCTGGAAAGAACAGAGGAGACCCGCTGCCATTTCCCACCGAGCAATGCTGGAAAGGTATTGGAACGACTGGAGCACAGGGATTTTGGCTGTCCTACCACAACTACAGTCACCACTACTACTTTGAAAACTACTACTACCCTGCCTGTCCCTGTCACGACCGTCCCAAGTACTACCAGAGCTATTCCAGTCCAGAGGGACAGCGACAACCCCCCATACAAAGATGAGGACTCTGCCCTGCTGCCTGTCCCTGCATCGCCCAGTAGCACCAGCATAGATCGCACTGTGGACAATTTCTGTCCCCCTCACACCTGTCTGAATGGTGGTACTTGTCGTTTGGACCAGGATGGTCAGGTAGAGTGTACCTGTCCACATGGAACATCTGGCATGTATTGTGAAACCCAAAAGCATCACCTGCCTTCACCACCTGAAGCTGAAATCCCAGTGGCAACTGTCTCTATAGACACACCAGACATCAGCTCACATCAGGCAACCGCAACCTCAATCCTGCTGGACCTGCACCGATACATCGAAATGCGGCCTTACATCCGTGGAATACGCCTAACCTACCGCAACCTCTCTGGACCAGACCGCAGGCCAATTCAACTCAGCCTGCCATCATCCTTTCCAGAGTACAGACTAAGAGGCCTGAAGCCCAACTCAACCTACGCCGTGTGTGCCAGTCCACTAGGTGCCCCTAGTGGCATGGACAGTGTTTGCACTGAGGCCCAGACAGCCGCTGAAAGCACCATAGGCCCTGATGCACAGTTTGATGACCAGAAACTGACGACTATGCTGGTGCCTGCAATCGCCATATTGCTGCTACTGGTACTGATAGCAATAGTGGTGGGAGTGGTATGCTATCTTCGCAGGAAGAGGGCCAAGGGCCACATGGACCTAGAATGTGAGCCCTCACAGCTAGAGTTGGACGGAGTTAAGGCTGGCTTGGACAATGGGGCACTGCCTCAAAAACAGCCTCAACTTATGATGCCTGAACCTGCTGTTCAGAATGGCAATCTGGAGTATGAGGTGTTGCTACTACAGGATCATTGTACATCAAATAACAATACATCCACACACAAGCCTTCGTACTTTTGA